One Triticum dicoccoides isolate Atlit2015 ecotype Zavitan chromosome 4B, WEW_v2.0, whole genome shotgun sequence genomic window carries:
- the LOC119295907 gene encoding T-complex protein 1 subunit theta-like codes for MVGYGIQSMLKDGHKHLSGLDEAVLKNIGAGRELSAITRTSLGPNGMNKMVINHLDKLFITNDAATIVNELEVQHPAAKLLVLAARAQQEEIGDGANLTISFAGELLEKAEELIRMGLHPSEIIIGYTKAINKTLEILDDLVEKGSENMDVRNREEVVLRMKSAVASKQFGQEDVLCPLVADACIQVCPKNPANFNVDNVRVAKLVGGGLHNSSVVRGMVLKNDAVGSIKKVEKVKVAVFAGGVDTSATETKGTVLIHSAEQLENYAKTEEAKVEELIKSVADSGAKVIVSGAAVGDMALHFCERYKLMVLKVSSKFELRRFCRTTGAIALLKLSRPNVDELGYADSVSVEEIGGARVTVVKNEEGGNSVATVVLRGSTDSILDDLERAVDDGVNTYKSMCRDSRIIPGAAATEIELAKRLKEFSLKETGLDQYAIAKFGESFEMVPRTLSENAGLGAMEIISSLYAEHAAGNVKVGIDLEKGACEDASIMKIWDLYVTKSFALKYSADAVCTVLRVDQIIMAKPAGGPRPPQQGGIDED; via the exons ATGGTGGGATACGGGATCCAGTCGATGCTCAAGGATGGGCACAAGCATCTCTCGGGCCTCGACGAGGCCGTCCTGAAGAACATCGGCGCCGGCCGCGAGCTCTCCGCCATCACCCGAACCTCCCTTGGCCCCAACG GAATGAATAAGATGGTCATTAATCATCTAGACAAGCTCTTTATCACGAATGATGCTGCAACAATCGTGAACGAGCTTGAGGTCCAGCACCCTGCTGCTAAGCTCCTGGTGCTCGCTGCCAGAGCGCAACAGGAGGAGATCGGAGATGGAGCTAACCTCACCATATCTTTCGCTGGTGAACTGCTCGAGAAGGCTGAGGAGCTCATCAGGATGGGACTGCATCCAAGCGAGATCATCATTGGGTACACCAAGGCCATTAATAAG ACGCTTGAGATTTTGGATGATCTAGTTGAGAAAGGCTCTGAAAATATGGATGTCAGGAACAGGGAGGAGGTCGTGTTGAGGATGAAATCTGCTGTTGCAAGCAAGCAATTTGGCCAGGAGGATGTGCTGTGTCCACTTGTCGCTGAT GCCTGTATCCAAGTTTGTCCCAAAAATCCGGCAAACTTTAATGTTGACAATGTTAGAGTGGCAAAGCTGGTTGGAGGCGGCCTTCACAATTCTTCTGTAGTTCGTGGGATGGTTCTGAAAAATGATGCTGTTGGGAGCATTAAAAAAGTGGAGAAAGTGAAG GTTGCGGTATTTGCTGGTGGTGTTGACACTTCTGCAACTGAAACAAAGGGAACTGTTCTTATACATTCTGCTGAGCAG CTTGAAAACTATGCTAAAACTGAGGAAGCAAAGGTGGAGGAGCTTATTAAATCTGTGGCTGATTCAGGTGCCAAGGTTATTGTCAGTGGAGCAGCAGTTGGCGATATGGCATTGCATTTTTGTGAACGTTACAA GCTAATGGTTCTGAAAGTCAGCTCAAAGTTTGAGCTTCGAAGATTTTGCCGTACTACTGGGGCTATAGCACTT TTGAAGCTTAGCCGACCAAATGTGGACGAATTAGGATATGCAGACTCTGTTTCAGTGGAAGAAATTGGCGGTGCTCGA GTGACTGTTGTCAAAAATGAAGAAGGTGGAAATTCAGTGGCTACTGTTGTCTTGAGAGGCAGTACAGATAGTATATTAGATGATCTTGAAAGAGCTGTCGATGATGGTGTAAACACGTACAAG TCAATGTGCAGGGACAGTCGGATTATCCCTGGTGCTGCTGCAACAGAAATAGAACTGGCAAAGAGATTGAAGGAGTTTTCTCTGAAGGAAACAGG GTTGGATCAGTATGCTATTGCAAAATTTGGTGAAAGTTTTGAAATGGTTCCAAGAACATTGTCTGAAAATGCCGGACTTGGTGCAATGGAGATAATATCTTCCCTCTATGCTGAGCATGCTGCTGGCAATGTGAAAGTTGGCATTGACTTGGAGAAAGGTGCTTGCGAGGATGCCTCAATCATGAAAATATGGGACCTCTATGTTACAAA